One Salarias fasciatus chromosome 9, fSalaFa1.1, whole genome shotgun sequence DNA segment encodes these proteins:
- the LOC115393967 gene encoding gastrula zinc finger protein XlCGF57.1-like, translating into MIIHTGEKPFSCETCGKCFSQKVHLLAHRRTHTGEKPYSCETCGKCFSEKSVLLVHMRIHTGEKPYSCITCVKSFNQQSHLLLHMRRHTGEKPYSCKTCGKSFNDQSQMLRHVRIHTGEKPYVCERCGKSFRLQTGMIRHMRIHTGEKPYSCETCGKSFRVQSHMIRHMRTHTGEKPYSCETCGRGFSDRTSWLRHLKTHK; encoded by the coding sequence ATGATAATTCACACAGGGGAGAAGCCGTTTTCTTGTGAgacatgtggaaaatgtttcagtcaaaAGGTCCATTTGTTGGCCCACaggagaactcacacaggcgagaagccgtattcttgtgaaacatgtggaaaatgtttcagtgaaaagAGTGTTTTGTTGGTTCACATgcgaattcacacaggtgagaagccttacTCTTGTATAACATGTGTGAAAAGTTTCAACCAACAGAGTCATTTGTTGCTCCACATGAGacgtcacacaggtgagaagccgtattcttgtaaaacatgtgggaaaagtttcaatgATCAGAGTCAAATGTTACGCCAtgtgagaattcacacaggcgagaagccgtatGTTTGTGAAagatgtgggaaaagtttccgtCTACAGACTGGTATGATacgccacatgagaattcacacaggcgagaagccgtattcttgtgaaacgtgtgggaaaagtttccgtGTGCAGAGTCATATGAtacgccacatgagaactcacacaggcgagaagccgtattcttgtgaaacgtgtgggaGAGGATTTAGTGATCGTACTTCATGGCTGCGCCACCTGAAAACTCACAAATGA